GTTCTGATATCACCCAACCATCGGCTTACATTGGGCGATGATGGACCAAGCCCGCCTTTGCGATCTGAATCATACAAAGCGCCGAGTGTTTTGTCCATCTGCAGATCATTGCCCTGCAACGTGAAACCTGTTCCATCACTTTGTTCTCCACCGAGGATCATCCGCCATTTACGTATCAGTTGTTCGTTTGCCATGTTACATCATTCTTCTGTTTACACAATTAAAACATTAACCCACCCCAACCCCTCCCGGGAGGGGAAACCGTTCTATTCAGCTATTGTATATGTATTGATCAAGTTGCATCTATTGATATGAAGATTATCATTTTAATAGCCCAATAGTTTCATTACAATCGGTATTCCTTTTGCTGCACGTTCTTCATCAATACCTGTATGCACTTGTTTTGTAATGATGGCTGTTCCACCTGTTTTTACTTTCTCACCTAACTTCCTGCGTTCGGGTTTGGAGAATTCAGCAAAGGTTCTTCGCAATAAAGGAAGTACTTCAATAAATACTTCGTCTTCCAATTTCTCCACCCAACTGTTTACTACAGCCCACAGATCTTCATCCAGTAATAAAATGGTTCCGCTTCCTTTCAAAAAACCTTCGAGCCAGGAAGCAGCAACTGCAGCGGCTGTTGAGTGCGACATGGAATAGTAAAATACTTTCACCAACTCATCGCCCTGTAACAATTGATGATCGTGTAACAAGCGTGTGCAGTAACCGGCCAATACAGGTGAACTGTTTTTGTTGGCTGAAATAGTTTGCAGTGTTTGTTCCCACTCCTCTTCTATTTCTTTGTGTTGCAACAACTGAACAGATTCGTTCATACTTACAAACAAAGGCAGTAAATCCAGTGCAGCATCATCTGCAATACCCGTGCTTGCTGCAGGTAAACTGATGCAGGTGCGGGTAATCATACTCTCCACAATACCTGTTACCAGTTCTGCATCTGTTTTACGTACGTTACCATAACGGGTAACATTTACCAGCCCGGGTATTACTCCCATAAACTGGATCACATCAGTTCCTGTTGCTGCAAGGTTGTTGATTTGTGTAATGAGTTGCTCAATAGCAAGCGGAAGTTCGGCAGGTAATGTGCGTTCCAATAAACCACATACTTCATTTAATGATTGTGATTCCCCTGCTTTTGAAACAATGTATTTTGATGTTGCTTCTTCAACCGTATTACCCCAGTTTCCTTTTTCAATGATCTGGATCGATAACTCCGGTTGCCATTGCAAACGCCATTGTTCTTTAAAGGTTCCTTTACCTGCTACATCACTTCGTTGTCCCCAATGAATACCGAGTAACTGCAGACGATGCAATAACACACTTCGTTCGAGATCAGTTTCTTTCCGTAAGTCGAGTGTATAATCTTTCCAATCGGCAGTGGATGGTAACCGTAATCGCTTTTGTTGTTTTTCAATATCTGTTTGAAGAGGAGGCTTTGGAATATCAACCGGCACTTCACCGATCTTATCACTTACAATCAATTCATCATGCACAAGCGACATACGGATCACTTCACCATTACAAATAACACTAAGTGTTGCTTCATTCAATTCTTCCAATCCTGCTTTGGGTAGATTACGCAAAGCTGCTAATGATTCAGACAGCCTTACTGCTTCCATTACATGTGCAACAGAAGTGTCCATTTGTTTTGAACGAAACAGCTTCGCTACTTTAGCCATCCATCTTGTTCCATCATCGTATGGATAATGCCAGATATGATCGTACCAACCCGGCGATGCAATACCGGCACCATAAC
The DNA window shown above is from Lacibacter sp. H375 and carries:
- a CDS encoding DUF5682 family protein; the encoded protein is MAIHILGIRHHGPGSARNVKEFLEKTKPDIVLVEGPPDADPVLQWVSHSELKPPVAILCFQPDNTKQSSFYPFAEFSPEWQAILYARKNNIHVRFMDLPAAHQFALDAEEQKKAAEQQTASDEKDEEDVIDTINNYSISNNEAEPIVIIRKDPVSYLAEAAGYDDGEKWWEHMFEHRHQNEEVFDAVNEAMQVLREEVPSKDDRTESLREAYMRKTIRQAEKEMFQNIAVICGAWHAPALLNMPKQKEDNDLLKGLPKVKVECTWVPWTYNRLSMYSGYGAGIASPGWYDHIWHYPYDDGTRWMAKVAKLFRSKQMDTSVAHVMEAVRLSESLAALRNLPKAGLEELNEATLSVICNGEVIRMSLVHDELIVSDKIGEVPVDIPKPPLQTDIEKQQKRLRLPSTADWKDYTLDLRKETDLERSVLLHRLQLLGIHWGQRSDVAGKGTFKEQWRLQWQPELSIQIIEKGNWGNTVEEATSKYIVSKAGESQSLNEVCGLLERTLPAELPLAIEQLITQINNLAATGTDVIQFMGVIPGLVNVTRYGNVRKTDAELVTGIVESMITRTCISLPAASTGIADDAALDLLPLFVSMNESVQLLQHKEIEEEWEQTLQTISANKNSSPVLAGYCTRLLHDHQLLQGDELVKVFYYSMSHSTAAAVAASWLEGFLKGSGTILLLDEDLWAVVNSWVEKLEDEVFIEVLPLLRRTFAEFSKPERRKLGEKVKTGGTAIITKQVHTGIDEERAAKGIPIVMKLLGY